A portion of the Drosophila innubila isolate TH190305 chromosome 3L unlocalized genomic scaffold, UK_Dinn_1.0 0_D_3L, whole genome shotgun sequence genome contains these proteins:
- the LOC117787588 gene encoding lipase 3, translated as MRGIFYVLGLLLALGLTSADPQYCLHEMLRTDERIASHGYPTETHEVETEDGYVLTLFRIPYSHNLQNQNEKRPPVLLQHGLFSNSDCWIASGPDNSLAYLLADAGYDVWLGNARGNIYSRANSQISLNSPRFWHFDWHEIGTIDLAAMIDYILSETGYSQLHYAGHSQGTTCYMVLLSERPEYNDKIKSAHMLAPCAFFEHGRSAVFRWLSPLVGTPGGMWNQLMVDMELIPHNNLLNRLIDNSCGSGSPFDSICKNGFLMFANGGYQNINLTAMQQLIETHPAGASSNQGIHYLQLFTSHFFRQYDWGTKKNQELYGQDSPPDYDLSLIKAKTHSYSSPNDALCGPEDVDTLVSKFIHLEEDHRVPWESFNHLDFIVANNMKELINDLVVERINKYERR; from the exons ATGCGCGGAATTTTCTACGTTCTGGGGCTGTTGCTGGCTCTGGGATTAACATCGGCAGATCCTCAATACTGTCTGCACGAGATGTTGAGGACGGATGAGCGTATCGCATCCCATGGCTATCCGACAGAGACCCATGAGGTGGAAACTGAAGATGGCTATGTGTTGACCCTCTTCCGTATTCCGTATTCTCACAATTTGCAGAATCAGAATGAAAAGCGTCCTCCAGTGTTGTTGCAACATGGTTTATTCAGCAACTCGGATTGTTGGATAGCCTCTGGCCCGGACAACTCCCTGGCCTATCTGCTGGCCGATGCTGGCTACGATGTCTGGCTGGGAAATGCTCGCGGTAATATCTACTCACGAGCCAATAGCCAAATCTCCTTGAATAGTCCTCGCTTCTGGCACTTTGATTGGCATGAGATTGGCACTATCGATCTTGCGGCTATGATCGATTATATATTGAGTGAAACTGGCTACTCCCAGCTGCATTATGCTGGTCACTCCCAGGGCACAACTTGCTACATGGTGTTGCTCTCCGAGCGTCCAGAGTACAATGACAAGATCAAGTCGGCTCATATGTTGGCTCCTTGTGCCTTCTTCGAGCACGGCAGATCGGCCGTCTTCAGGTGGCTTAGCCCATTGGTGGGCACTCCCGGTGGCATGTGGAATCAGTTGATGGTGGACATGGAACTGATACCGCACAATAATCTACTCAATCGTTTGATCGACAACAGTTGCGGCTCTGGCAGTCCCTTCGATTCCATATGCAAGAACGGATTTCTGATGTTCGCCAATGGAGGTTATCAAAATATCAATCTC ACCGCCATGCAACAGTTGATTGAAACACATCCAGCTGGTGCCTCAAGCAACCAGGGTATTCATTACCTGCAGCTGTTTACTTCACATTTTTTCCGTCAATACGACTGGGGCACTAAGAAGAACCAGGAGCTTTATGGCCAGGATTCTCCGCCAGACTATGATTTGAgcttaattaaagcaaaaacgCATTCGTATTCCAGTCCGAATGATGCACTTTGTGGTCCAGAGGATGTTGATACTCTTGTTTCGAAGTTCATCCATCTGGAGGAAGATCATCGTGTGCCTTGGGAAAGTTTCAATCATTTGGACTTCATTGTGGCCAACAACATGAAGGAATTGATCAATGATTTGGTTGTCGAAAGAATTAACAAATATGAACGCCGTTAA
- the LOC117787593 gene encoding L-threonine 3-dehydrogenase, mitochondrial: MLRKCLSSLVSAQRQMQPLSRLMHHQVPANRPPKILITGGLGQLGIECAKLLRSQYGNDSVILSDIIKPSQAVLENGPYIFADILDFKGLQKIVVNHRIDWLIHFSALLSAVGEQNVPLAVRVNIEGVHNVIELAKQYKLRIFVPSTIGAFGPDSPRNPTPNVTIQRPRTIYGVSKVHAELIGEYYYHKFGLDFRCLRFPGVISSDPPGGGTTDYAVSIFHDALRHGKHTCYLKPDTRLPMMYIEDCLRALFEFMRAPSEQLKRRVYNVTAMSFTPEELVEELSKHVPHLHVVYKPDSRQLIADSWPEVFDDSEARRDWNWQHKYDLNNLVDFMVKDVQENYIDVENGKSAKASI, encoded by the exons ATGTTGCGCAAATGCCTGAGCAGTCTGGTGTCCGCTCAACGCCAGATGCAACCCCTGTCACGGTTGATGCATCATCAAGTGCCCGCCAATCGACCCCCAAAGATTCTAATCACGG GTGGTCTAGGACAGCTGGGCATTGAGTGTGCCAAGCTGTTGCGCTCCCAGTATGGTAATGATAGTGTAATACTCTCAGATATCATAAAGCCCAGTCAGGCGGTCCTTGAAAATGGTCCATATATCTTTGCGGACATTCTGGACTTTAAGGGATTGCAGAAGATTGTCGTGAATCATCGCATTGATTGGCTTATACACTTCTCGGCACTTCTCAGCGCTGTGGGCGAACAAAATGTGCCTCTGGCAGTGCG GGTCAACATTGAGGGTGTGCACAATGTCATTGAGTTGGCCAAACAGTATAAGCTGCGCATCTTTGTGCCCAGCACAATTGGCGCCTTTGGACCCGATAGTCCCCGCAATCCCACACCGAACGTAACG ATACAAAGGCCCCGCACTATTTATGGCGTTTCCAAGGTGCATGCCGAACTGATTGGAGAATATTATTATCACAAATTCGGTTTGGATTTCAGATGTCTACGCTTTCCGGGCGTCATTTCCAGCGATCCACCAGGCGGCGGCACCACGG ATTATGCTGTTTCTATTTTCCATGATGCACTGCGTCATGGCAAACACACATGTTACCTGAAACCCGACACACGTCTGCCCATGATGTATATTGAGGATTGCCTGCG TGCCTTGTTTGAGTTTATGCGAGCACCCAGCGAGCAGCTGAAGCGTCGCGTCTACAATGTAACTGCCATGTCGTTTACGCCCGAGGAGCTGGTCGAAGAATTAAGTAAACATGTGCCACATTTGCATGTGGTCTATAAACCGGATAGTCGGCAATTGATCGCCGATTCCTGGCCCGAGGTGTTCGATGATTCAGAAGCACGACGCGATTGGAATTGGCAGCATAAATATGACCTGAACAATCTGGTCGATTTCATGGTCAAGGATGTGCAGGAGAACTACATCGATGTTGAGAATGGAAAGAGTGCTAAAGCTAGCATCTAA